From a single Candidatus Schekmanbacteria bacterium genomic region:
- a CDS encoding glycosyltransferase → MKNKKKISVMNIISSLSVGGREKVVIDMLNGLNDDIFTLSLCCLKKAGPILDYLKNSNMELFFLNKKDGIDFGIIFKLTKILMMQKPDIVHTHNPGAFIYGSIAAKLANIPVIVNTEHGYGNVISLKKKMVEYYLIKHTSKTIAVSDDLKKKISDGSEWCQDKIITIHNGIDCEKFKSYKEIRKIRESFNFKENDIIVGNVARLSEVKDHRTLIDAFSIVCSKFNNSKLVIVGDGELKKELENKASCNELKGRVYFLGERKDINDILSMLDIFVLSSISEGISISLLEAMASGKAIIATNVGGNPEVVIDGKTGILVPSSNPILMANAIERLISDRNFSLQICEAAKKHVNEKFSIKVMVKHIENLYENLLLKNN, encoded by the coding sequence ATGAAGAATAAAAAAAAAATATCAGTCATGAATATAATATCTTCACTTAGCGTAGGAGGAAGAGAAAAGGTTGTAATTGATATGCTTAATGGTCTTAATGACGATATATTTACATTATCACTATGTTGTCTTAAGAAAGCAGGACCTATCTTAGATTATCTGAAAAATTCAAACATGGAATTATTTTTTTTAAATAAAAAAGATGGAATAGATTTTGGTATAATCTTTAAGTTAACTAAAATTTTGATGATGCAAAAGCCAGATATTGTTCATACACACAATCCAGGTGCTTTTATTTACGGGAGTATTGCTGCAAAGCTTGCAAATATACCCGTGATTGTTAACACAGAACATGGATATGGGAATGTTATTTCTTTAAAGAAAAAGATGGTCGAGTATTATTTAATTAAACATACTTCAAAGACTATAGCTGTATCTGATGATTTGAAAAAAAAAATATCTGATGGTTCAGAATGGTGTCAAGACAAAATAATAACTATCCATAATGGCATTGATTGCGAAAAATTCAAATCATATAAAGAAATAAGAAAAATACGAGAGTCTTTTAATTTTAAAGAGAATGATATAATTGTTGGAAATGTGGCAAGGCTCTCGGAAGTTAAAGATCATAGGACTCTTATTGATGCCTTTTCAATTGTTTGCAGTAAATTTAACAATTCTAAACTTGTAATAGTTGGCGATGGTGAATTAAAGAAAGAGCTTGAGAATAAAGCTTCATGCAATGAACTTAAGGGAAGAGTCTATTTTCTCGGTGAAAGAAAAGATATAAATGACATTTTATCTATGCTCGATATATTTGTGCTTTCTTCTATAAGTGAAGGAATATCGATTTCTCTATTAGAAGCTATGGCATCAGGAAAGGCTATTATAGCAACAAATGTTGGAGGTAATCCTGAAGTTGTAATTGATGGAAAGACGGGAATATTAGTGCCATCATCAAACCCAATTTTAATGGCAAATGCCATAGAAAGGCTAATAAGCGATAGAAATTTTAGTTTACAAATTTGTGAAGCAGCTAAAAAACATGTTAATGAAAAATTTAGCATAAAAGTAATGGTTAAACATATTGAAAATCTTTATGAAAATTTATTATTAAAAAATAATTAA
- a CDS encoding DUF3473 domain-containing protein produces the protein MSTHNALTIDVEDYYQVSAFEHVVSYSEWGNYQSRVTTNTLKILNLLDESGTKATFFILGWIAEKFPEIVRQIKEKGHEIASHGYKHSIIYNFTPEEFRNDLRKSKSILENLVGVKIKGYRAPSFSITHNSIWALEILSEEGFEYDSSVFPIYHDRYGIPSARFHPYKIYLNNGKTIFEFPPLTYRFFGKNLPLGGGGYMRLLPVRLMIWQLKRINLCNIPGVIYFHPWELDPNQPFIDSGSKLTNLRHKIGLKKMEEKIIKLLKHINFSSIDFIINNYSFNDKVNIAGLLSNNSHKKLINL, from the coding sequence ATATCTACCCATAATGCCCTTACTATTGATGTTGAAGATTATTATCAGGTAAGTGCTTTTGAACATGTGGTTTCATACAGCGAATGGGGAAATTATCAATCTCGCGTTACAACAAATACCTTAAAGATCCTTAATCTTCTTGATGAATCAGGAACAAAAGCAACTTTTTTCATACTTGGGTGGATAGCTGAAAAGTTTCCTGAGATAGTAAGACAAATTAAGGAAAAAGGTCATGAAATCGCAAGTCACGGTTATAAGCATTCAATAATTTATAATTTTACTCCTGAGGAATTCAGAAATGATTTAAGAAAATCAAAATCTATATTAGAAAATTTGGTTGGAGTAAAAATAAAAGGATATAGAGCCCCGAGTTTTTCCATTACACATAACTCGATTTGGGCTTTAGAGATATTGTCTGAAGAAGGATTTGAATATGACTCAAGTGTATTTCCTATTTATCATGATCGCTATGGGATTCCATCAGCACGTTTTCACCCTTATAAAATTTATCTAAATAATGGGAAAACAATATTTGAATTTCCTCCACTTACGTATAGGTTTTTTGGAAAAAACTTACCGCTTGGAGGAGGAGGTTATATGAGACTTCTACCAGTACGCCTAATGATATGGCAACTGAAGAGAATTAATTTATGTAATATTCCAGGAGTTATTTATTTTCATCCGTGGGAGCTTGATCCAAACCAACCATTTATAGATTCTGGAAGTAAGCTAACTAATTTAAGACACAAAATTGGTCTAAAGAAAATGGAGGAGAAAATAATAAAGCTTTTAAAACATATAAACTTTAGTTCTATTGATTTCATCATTAATAACTATTCTTTCAATGATAAGGTTAATATTGCTGGCTTGCTAAGTAATAATTCTCATAAAAAATTAATAAATCTATAG
- a CDS encoding sugar transferase translates to MYTILNIPIRKTRLLGFLLFLSETIHIIIFFCVAAYIRYNSFHDISKQLYLIPIFCLVYTSFLYFFDFYNLEFRITKIGLMIRIAMVDILGTCLIIMGSYSFNLLIDKKLLFYWFLIFLFLYPVWRQIFIFITRKPMRPENILIVGNDWSVEELIKEINYSRFSSYDIKSILSENNNDPAEIEGVKVINGSYNLKALVKDLSIDKVVVSTYKEMHKDLITELLDCRLMGIEIIELPNFYRKITGKIPVRHFQNSWFIFSNGFERIRKPFVFKVKRIIDIFLTIVGLIIAAPLMVIIAILIKLDSDGSVFYVQERLGLNEKPFKLIKFRSMTKDAEKESGPVWSMKNDSRVSRVGRLLRPTRLDEIPQLLNVLKGEMTFVGPRPERPFFIERLKKQIPYYSLRFAVKPGITGWAQVKYHYGDSVEDALEKLQYDLYYIQNISLILDIYILLRTIMVVLSGKER, encoded by the coding sequence ATGTACACTATACTGAATATCCCGATTAGAAAAACGCGATTATTGGGATTTTTGTTGTTTCTAAGTGAGACAATTCACATAATAATTTTTTTTTGTGTTGCGGCTTACATTCGCTATAATAGTTTTCATGATATTTCAAAACAGTTGTATTTAATCCCAATTTTCTGCCTCGTATATACTTCCTTCCTCTATTTCTTTGATTTTTATAATTTAGAGTTTAGGATCACAAAGATCGGACTTATGATCCGCATAGCAATGGTTGATATACTGGGAACGTGTCTGATTATAATGGGGTCATATTCATTTAATCTACTGATTGACAAAAAATTATTGTTCTATTGGTTTCTAATATTTCTTTTTTTATACCCTGTTTGGCGACAAATCTTTATTTTTATTACCAGGAAACCAATGAGACCAGAAAATATCTTGATAGTTGGTAACGACTGGTCTGTGGAAGAGCTTATTAAAGAGATAAATTACTCTCGATTTTCTTCTTATGATATAAAAAGTATTTTGAGTGAGAATAACAATGATCCCGCGGAAATAGAGGGAGTTAAAGTTATTAATGGATCTTACAATTTAAAGGCACTCGTTAAAGATCTTTCTATAGATAAAGTAGTTGTATCAACTTACAAGGAAATGCACAAAGACCTAATAACAGAACTTTTAGATTGTAGATTAATGGGAATTGAAATTATTGAGCTCCCTAACTTTTACAGAAAAATTACAGGGAAGATACCAGTAAGGCATTTTCAGAATTCTTGGTTTATTTTTTCAAATGGTTTTGAAAGAATAAGAAAGCCTTTTGTATTTAAGGTTAAGAGAATAATAGATATTTTTCTCACAATAGTAGGATTAATAATTGCGGCACCATTGATGGTAATAATAGCAATACTTATAAAGCTTGATTCAGACGGTTCAGTTTTTTATGTTCAAGAACGTCTAGGGCTTAATGAGAAACCATTTAAACTAATAAAATTTCGTTCAATGACAAAAGATGCTGAAAAAGAATCAGGTCCTGTTTGGTCAATGAAAAATGATTCACGTGTTTCCCGTGTTGGAAGGTTATTGAGACCGACAAGGCTGGACGAAATTCCTCAGCTTCTAAATGTTTTAAAAGGTGAAATGACCTTTGTGGGGCCGAGGCCGGAAAGGCCTTTTTTTATTGAAAGATTAAAAAAACAAATACCATATTATTCTCTAAGATTTGCTGTTAAACCAGGTATCACAGGATGGGCTCAGGTTAAATATCATTATGGAGATTCAGTTGAGGATGCTCTAGAAAAACTTCAATACGATTTATATTATATCCAAAACATATCTCTTATATTAGATATATATATACTGCTTAGAACGATTATGGTTGTTCTGAGTGGAAAAGAAAGATAA
- a CDS encoding oligosaccharide flippase family protein, whose protein sequence is MLEILKKLGKHSAIYACSDILEKSIGFLLIPLYTKYLSPADYGIIELLSINLNMMILISVQGMTSSFFRAYSFDWDNDIERKEVVTTAYFYTVFSAFVIFSLLYLLSEKISIIVFSDSKYNFLLSLTFISGFFRVSTYIPFQVLRANSKSITFSIINFTQFLIGVSLNIFFVVYQRLGANGVFYANVIVSITTSLITFIVIKKHIIFSFSFDKLKRMLSFGLPYVPSGIFLWIITVSDRFFIQYYSSQTELGLYSLSYKFSKIADLLFVNPFMLVWPSIYFPLAKEKNARESFSKFMNIYSLFIAFGGLGLILFTGPVIHLITPKAFWRANDAVFLIVSSSILYGVLFVLNVGIEVTRKTKLNVITIGSSAFFNLLLNYLLIPSYGMMGAAVATFASYVFMIIVAQKINEKYYPIKYDWNKVFKVVFAFTVSISLSFIIKSENILNDFLCKLLLLSIYPIILYFLKYFSIAEIKSIRELSFQFIEKFKLKVT, encoded by the coding sequence ATGTTAGAAATATTAAAAAAACTTGGAAAACATTCAGCGATATACGCGTGTAGTGATATCTTAGAAAAATCAATAGGATTTCTTCTTATCCCTCTATATACAAAGTATCTTAGTCCCGCCGATTATGGAATTATTGAACTTCTGTCAATAAATTTAAACATGATGATTCTTATTTCGGTTCAAGGGATGACATCATCTTTTTTTAGAGCTTATTCATTTGACTGGGATAATGATATAGAAAGAAAGGAGGTAGTAACTACAGCGTATTTTTATACGGTTTTTTCTGCATTCGTTATTTTCAGTTTGTTGTATCTACTATCAGAAAAAATAAGCATAATAGTATTTTCAGATTCTAAATATAATTTTCTTTTATCATTAACTTTCATATCTGGATTTTTTAGAGTTTCTACTTATATCCCATTTCAAGTACTTAGAGCTAATTCAAAATCTATTACTTTTTCAATTATTAATTTCACACAATTTCTTATAGGGGTTAGTTTGAATATCTTTTTCGTAGTCTATCAAAGATTAGGAGCTAATGGAGTATTTTACGCGAATGTCATTGTTTCAATAACAACATCATTAATAACATTTATCGTAATTAAAAAACATATAATATTTTCATTTTCATTTGATAAACTTAAACGAATGTTGTCTTTTGGTCTACCCTATGTTCCTTCAGGAATATTTCTCTGGATTATAACGGTCTCAGATCGATTTTTTATTCAATATTATTCTTCACAAACAGAGCTTGGTCTGTATTCGCTATCATATAAATTTTCAAAAATAGCTGATCTTTTATTTGTCAATCCATTTATGCTTGTATGGCCATCAATTTATTTTCCTTTGGCAAAGGAGAAAAATGCAAGGGAATCGTTTTCCAAATTTATGAATATTTATTCGCTATTTATTGCATTTGGAGGATTGGGGCTAATTTTATTTACAGGGCCTGTAATTCATTTAATAACACCAAAAGCTTTTTGGAGGGCTAATGACGCTGTTTTCTTAATTGTATCTTCGTCTATTTTATACGGAGTACTTTTTGTTTTAAATGTGGGGATTGAGGTTACAAGAAAAACCAAATTAAATGTTATAACAATTGGCAGTTCAGCGTTTTTTAACCTTTTATTAAATTATCTTTTAATACCTTCTTATGGTATGATGGGGGCTGCAGTTGCTACATTTGCGTCCTATGTATTTATGATAATAGTCGCACAAAAAATAAATGAAAAATATTATCCTATAAAATATGACTGGAATAAAGTTTTTAAAGTAGTTTTTGCGTTTACAGTAAGTATTTCTCTTTCATTTATTATAAAATCTGAAAATATATTAAATGATTTTTTATGTAAGTTACTGCTTTTATCTATATATCCAATTATACTATATTTTTTAAAATACTTCAGCATTGCAGAAATAAAATCAATTAGGGAACTGTCCTTTCAGTTTATAGAAAAATTTAAATTGAAAGTGACGTGA
- a CDS encoding response regulator, with the protein MSKILFIDDDETMREAVSRAIGTMGHICETAADGFEGLKKIKEENYDLVITDMRMPKLDGKEFTKRAIQFDKGILVIVLTGYGSVESAVELLKLGAYDYLEKPLNFEDLEFVINRALEKKKMEGQLSFFKGMIYTLIISIPIWLILGIILAAFLS; encoded by the coding sequence TTGAGCAAAATTCTGTTTATTGATGATGACGAAACCATGAGAGAAGCGGTTTCTAGAGCTATTGGAACTATGGGACATATCTGTGAGACTGCTGCAGATGGGTTTGAAGGATTAAAAAAAATTAAAGAGGAAAATTATGATCTTGTTATAACAGATATGCGTATGCCAAAACTGGATGGAAAGGAGTTTACAAAAAGAGCTATTCAATTTGACAAAGGAATATTAGTAATAGTTCTGACTGGTTATGGCTCAGTTGAATCGGCAGTTGAACTACTGAAACTTGGGGCATATGATTATTTAGAAAAACCCTTGAATTTCGAAGATCTCGAATTTGTAATTAATAGAGCCCTTGAAAAGAAAAAGATGGAAGGACAATTGAGTTTTTTTAAGGGAATGATATATACACTGATAATATCAATTCCTATCTGGCTTATACTTGGCATAATACTTGCTGCTTTTTTATCTTAA
- a CDS encoding CpsD/CapB family tyrosine-protein kinase, translating to MSIKNVFLNLFRMSSFKRKKPEINNDVGNVELEGDAVNSSKQLNSILVCNMDQRSPIAEQYRNLRNQVLSESKINNYKILSITSSVRDEGKTTTCANLAIMLAAKPELNILIIDGDMRMPSLHKLFGIQNDNGLSDLLQYKAEFESCVRNTFIDNLKMLPAGELPSSPSELISSMKMRELLSYLKTRKDIDYVLIDTPPLIPTTDPRVLAVLVDASILVVKANKTFREAISHSLSLFGGGKVLGVVLNNLSGLSSYYPYYYSYAYGYDDYEKGE from the coding sequence ATGAGCATAAAAAATGTTTTTCTAAATCTATTTCGAATGTCTTCATTTAAAAGAAAAAAGCCTGAGATTAATAATGATGTTGGGAATGTTGAATTAGAAGGAGATGCAGTAAATAGTTCAAAACAACTTAACTCAATTTTAGTATGCAACATGGATCAACGTTCTCCTATAGCAGAACAATACCGAAATTTAAGAAATCAAGTGTTATCAGAATCTAAAATAAATAATTACAAAATATTAAGCATAACGAGCTCAGTTAGAGATGAAGGTAAAACAACTACATGTGCAAATTTAGCCATCATGTTAGCAGCGAAACCAGAATTAAATATTCTAATTATAGATGGTGATATGAGAATGCCGTCATTGCACAAATTATTTGGGATCCAAAATGATAATGGACTTAGCGATTTGCTTCAGTATAAAGCGGAATTCGAGTCGTGTGTTAGAAATACTTTTATAGATAATTTAAAAATGTTACCCGCTGGTGAACTTCCAAGTAGTCCCTCTGAGCTTATTTCCTCAATGAAAATGCGTGAGTTGTTAAGCTATCTTAAAACGAGAAAAGATATAGACTATGTTCTGATAGATACACCTCCACTAATACCAACTACAGATCCACGCGTTCTTGCTGTTTTGGTTGATGCGTCTATTTTGGTAGTTAAAGCAAATAAAACATTTAGGGAAGCTATTTCGCATAGTCTTTCACTTTTTGGAGGAGGGAAAGTGCTTGGTGTTGTGCTAAATAATCTTAGCGGGTTATCATCATATTATCCTTATTATTATTCATATGCATATGGATATGATGATTATGAAAAAGGAGAGTAG
- a CDS encoding O-antigen ligase family protein produces MNSQFMFLVLFLVFIFFDPQNIFTFLKPLRLAFFSGLFVFLSSATAIIKNFFKTSQSCLFVMFYLLALFSAFNSIEWDMSKGIIFFLLKCILLYFAIISIVNSSDLLKKFIWILIVFISLNIILTMLFAKLGIHGSRGEGWRLRSFFAGEGDSSNGFAMMMLSFVPFQFYSLNRQQSNAKNFFLIVAIFATMLGILRTRSRMGFVGLALIIIMILWDKKKQTKIVFCVLAAILIAIPFTHKRTWERFDTISSQVESTEDKALGGRMIHWKAAFQIIEEYPFFGTGINTFLKAQEDVFMYDSDADTQHVAHNAYLQVWSEMGIFAVGSFALLILLSIKDSWLIERKLKDYPQYYSIHIIAKSVRMGLIAFLLCLIMLSEQYSRILYLLIAIAVSVKNVYQSEIASNIVKKES; encoded by the coding sequence TTGAATAGTCAATTTATGTTTCTTGTCTTATTCCTTGTTTTTATATTCTTTGACCCCCAAAATATTTTTACTTTCTTAAAGCCGCTAAGACTTGCATTTTTCTCTGGCTTATTTGTTTTTTTAAGCTCTGCTACTGCAATTATTAAAAACTTTTTTAAAACCTCGCAAAGTTGTCTGTTTGTAATGTTTTATCTATTGGCATTATTCTCGGCTTTTAATTCCATTGAGTGGGATATGAGCAAGGGGATTATATTTTTTCTATTAAAATGTATTTTACTCTACTTCGCAATTATTTCTATAGTAAATTCCTCGGATTTGCTTAAAAAATTTATTTGGATTCTTATTGTATTTATTTCGTTAAATATTATTTTAACTATGTTATTTGCGAAGTTAGGCATTCATGGCTCCCGCGGTGAAGGTTGGAGGCTGAGATCTTTTTTTGCTGGTGAAGGCGATAGTTCAAATGGTTTTGCAATGATGATGCTCTCCTTTGTCCCTTTTCAATTTTATTCTCTAAACAGACAACAATCAAATGCAAAGAACTTTTTTTTAATTGTTGCCATCTTTGCAACAATGTTAGGGATACTTAGAACAAGGTCCCGTATGGGGTTTGTAGGTCTTGCTCTAATAATTATAATGATCTTATGGGATAAGAAAAAACAAACAAAAATTGTATTTTGTGTACTTGCAGCAATTCTTATTGCAATACCATTTACGCATAAAAGAACGTGGGAAAGGTTTGACACAATATCTTCACAGGTTGAATCAACAGAAGACAAGGCTCTTGGTGGACGGATGATTCACTGGAAGGCTGCATTCCAGATTATAGAAGAATATCCATTTTTTGGTACAGGAATTAATACTTTTTTAAAGGCACAAGAGGATGTTTTTATGTATGATAGTGATGCAGACACACAGCATGTTGCTCACAATGCTTACCTTCAAGTATGGTCGGAGATGGGAATATTTGCTGTAGGTAGTTTTGCGTTGTTAATTTTGCTTTCAATAAAAGATTCCTGGTTGATTGAAAGAAAACTAAAAGACTATCCGCAATATTATTCAATCCATATTATTGCAAAATCCGTTCGAATGGGATTAATAGCCTTTCTGCTTTGTTTGATTATGCTGTCAGAACAATATAGCAGAATTTTATATTTGCTAATTGCCATAGCTGTGTCAGTTAAGAATGTCTATCAATCTGAAATAGCATCAAATATAGTTAAGAAGGAAAGCTAA
- a CDS encoding glycosyltransferase family 4 protein produces the protein MKKILMITFYFPPASTAAIFRILRFTKYLPALGFEPDILTVKKKYYDKKISFDYTIKVPNNINVYRSNMIGWIINCFRIKSCKNKISDQQTIKSKNKKKNSFKTFQQLVKAIFFLPDSQVWWVPIAILKALRINCKKKYDVIYTTGAPFSTHLIGMCLKGILKKPWIADFRDPWVSNPIIKWKFKSIKNIIKKMEQKVLENADAIVTTTEALVDDFKKRYPDISPEKYHVITNGYDSEDFKNIDIVNYEKFTIVYTGVLYSFHSLTPFLIALNKLFELRKEIRNHIQVVIIGPFNSEHVNEVGKNNLNDVVFLKGLMPHNETIKYIIAAHLLLVTLTTDEDKSLFIPGKIFEYLGSGRPILSISPEGELADIVRRNSAGIVIAPKNIRGISEAISLFYDEYLIGNYKGRDKGSIEIYDAKNLTNMLSKVINDIIQKKDEIRV, from the coding sequence ATGAAAAAAATATTGATGATAACGTTCTATTTTCCGCCAGCTAGTACAGCTGCAATTTTTAGGATACTTAGGTTTACAAAATATTTACCTGCTCTCGGTTTTGAGCCTGACATACTAACAGTAAAAAAGAAATATTATGATAAAAAAATAAGTTTTGATTATACAATTAAAGTTCCAAATAATATAAATGTTTATCGCAGCAATATGATAGGGTGGATAATCAATTGTTTTAGAATAAAGAGTTGCAAAAATAAAATATCTGATCAACAAACTATTAAATCTAAAAATAAAAAGAAAAACTCATTTAAAACCTTTCAACAATTAGTTAAAGCAATATTCTTTCTTCCTGATAGCCAAGTTTGGTGGGTTCCAATAGCAATATTAAAAGCTTTACGTATAAATTGTAAAAAAAAATATGATGTTATCTATACTACTGGTGCTCCATTTTCAACTCACTTAATAGGTATGTGTTTAAAAGGAATACTAAAAAAACCATGGATAGCAGATTTTAGAGATCCATGGGTTAGCAACCCAATAATAAAATGGAAGTTTAAAAGTATTAAAAATATAATTAAAAAAATGGAACAAAAGGTTTTGGAGAATGCAGATGCAATAGTAACAACAACCGAAGCTCTAGTAGATGATTTTAAGAAAAGATACCCAGATATTTCACCTGAAAAATATCATGTTATAACGAACGGATATGATTCTGAAGATTTTAAAAACATAGATATTGTAAATTATGAGAAATTTACAATAGTTTATACAGGTGTCCTTTATAGTTTTCATTCACTAACTCCTTTTTTAATAGCCCTAAATAAGCTTTTTGAACTGAGAAAAGAAATAAGAAATCATATTCAGGTAGTGATAATAGGACCTTTTAATTCTGAACATGTTAATGAAGTGGGGAAAAATAATTTAAATGATGTGGTGTTTTTGAAGGGTCTAATGCCTCATAATGAAACAATTAAGTACATCATAGCTGCGCATCTTCTTCTTGTCACTCTTACAACTGATGAAGATAAATCTTTATTTATTCCAGGTAAAATATTTGAATACTTAGGGTCTGGAAGACCTATTTTATCTATATCACCGGAAGGAGAATTAGCTGATATAGTTAGACGTAATTCCGCAGGAATAGTAATTGCACCAAAAAATATTAGAGGTATCTCTGAAGCCATTTCACTTTTTTATGATGAATATTTAATAGGCAACTATAAGGGTCGCGATAAAGGGTCTATAGAGATTTATGATGCGAAAAACCTTACTAATATGTTATCAAAAGTTATAAATGATATTATTCAAAAAAAGGATGAAATCAGAGTTTGA
- a CDS encoding glycosyltransferase family 39 protein: MSNRKKEIILLCLIMVVGFILRVWNIYHNLPFLPDPDEQMNVNRAVAFGSGDLNPHNFKHPATHQYILFILFGIYYCISYAVGAISSVHDFELEFISDPTNFYLIARLFIVLLGTTTLFLIYVIGKENYGSSTGLISSILLSVSVAHATYFIPKGEIPTTFFICFSFIYILRVCKEGKIENYIKAGMLSGLALGTKYYSGLLIIPLIASHYFYVSNTKSRILDKKIFISTSVMGLTFVITNPYVIIDYHTFYEHFIYQLKWPSIYSDTLIGFGAGHIFYLKNIFSFSLGLILGIICFIGVIFASYIHSKTDIIILLFIIPFYFLLGLTNLPYYRYLIPIIPLVVLLGARTVNVCFQSYLQGLNYNIKCICVVAVLIISPSYNLIEYKIKTSKKDVRIAAKEWIETNIPENSRILLSGNNVSMTKAAPLEDSLNSLEEKKIENRNSGIWGISLKGLEKYYKLKIEANKLGLIKSKKYYLTSTKSGFNVEPIEYYKLKKYDYFVLSDEIEVPSWSLKKKKMYPNVVSFYNSLTSTSVLLKAFEDQGRIIKIYKLKQ, from the coding sequence ATGAGTAACAGAAAAAAAGAAATTATTCTTCTTTGTTTGATAATGGTTGTTGGATTTATTTTAAGGGTATGGAATATCTATCATAATTTGCCTTTTCTTCCAGATCCAGATGAACAGATGAATGTAAACAGAGCAGTTGCTTTTGGTAGTGGTGATTTAAATCCTCATAATTTTAAACATCCAGCAACCCATCAATATATTCTCTTTATACTCTTTGGGATATATTATTGCATTTCTTATGCAGTTGGAGCTATTTCATCAGTACATGACTTTGAATTAGAGTTTATTTCAGATCCAACAAATTTTTATTTAATTGCAAGACTTTTTATTGTTTTATTAGGAACTACAACTCTTTTTTTGATTTATGTTATAGGGAAGGAAAACTATGGAAGTTCAACTGGTTTAATATCATCAATTCTTCTATCAGTTTCTGTTGCGCATGCAACATATTTCATTCCCAAAGGAGAAATTCCAACTACTTTTTTTATATGTTTTTCATTTATATATATATTAAGAGTTTGCAAAGAAGGAAAAATAGAAAACTATATTAAAGCCGGCATGTTATCCGGATTAGCTCTAGGTACAAAATATTATAGTGGTTTGTTAATAATTCCATTAATTGCAAGTCATTATTTTTATGTCTCTAATACTAAATCTCGCATTTTAGATAAAAAAATATTCATAAGCACGTCTGTTATGGGTTTAACTTTCGTTATAACTAATCCATACGTTATTATAGATTATCATACATTTTACGAACATTTTATTTATCAGCTTAAATGGCCATCAATATATAGTGATACTCTTATTGGTTTTGGTGCTGGCCATATATTTTATTTAAAAAATATATTTTCTTTTAGCTTAGGTTTGATATTAGGAATTATTTGCTTTATAGGAGTTATATTTGCTTCTTATATACATTCCAAGACTGATATTATTATTTTGTTATTTATAATACCATTTTATTTTTTGTTGGGATTAACAAATTTACCATATTATAGATATTTAATTCCTATCATTCCTCTTGTTGTTTTGTTGGGTGCAAGGACTGTAAATGTGTGTTTTCAGTCTTATCTGCAGGGTTTAAATTACAATATTAAATGTATTTGTGTTGTTGCAGTTTTAATCATTTCACCTTCATATAACTTGATAGAGTACAAAATTAAAACGAGCAAAAAAGATGTTAGAATTGCTGCAAAGGAGTGGATTGAAACAAATATCCCTGAAAATTCGAGAATATTGCTTTCAGGAAATAATGTTTCTATGACTAAGGCTGCACCTTTAGAAGATAGTCTAAACAGTTTAGAAGAAAAGAAAATAGAAAACAGAAATAGCGGAATTTGGGGAATAAGCCTGAAAGGGTTGGAAAAATATTATAAACTTAAAATTGAGGCTAATAAATTGGGCTTAATTAAAAGTAAAAAGTATTATTTAACTTCTACTAAAAGTGGATTTAATGTTGAACCTATTGAGTACTATAAATTAAAAAAATATGATTATTTTGTATTGTCTGATGAAATAGAAGTCCCTTCATGGAGTCTGAAAAAAAAGAAAATGTATCCGAACGTAGTTAGCTTTTATAATTCACTTACATCAACATCTGTTTTACTGAAAGCTTTTGAGGACCAGGGAAGAATTATAAAAATATATAAGTTAAAACAATAA